One segment of Solanum stenotomum isolate F172 chromosome 1, ASM1918654v1, whole genome shotgun sequence DNA contains the following:
- the LOC125841488 gene encoding gamma-glutamylcyclotransferase 2-1-like, with the protein MLIRLDGCCRDYTNRVKLDLFSKGTEECYCYCSSPSFFQEYLTILRFTSNSDKVNNKYYLKPASLEEIVWDNKGYNFKMDKAKYNICHEVWKILEIMHKLLIYV; encoded by the exons ATGCTCATCAGATTAGATGGATGTTGTCGGGATTACACAAATAGAGTTAAATTAGATTTGTTTTCCAAGGGAACAGAGGAGTGCTATTGCTATTGCAGTTCTCCTTCATTCTTTCAAGAATATCTTACTATTTTGAG GTTTACATCCAATTCTGACAAGGTGAATAATAAGTATTATCTCAAGCCTGCTTCTTTGGAAGAGATAGTCTG GGACAACAAAGGATACAATTTCAAAATGGATAAGGCTAAGTATAATATTTGTCATGAAGTGTGGAAAATTCTTGAAATCATGCATAAACTATTGATCTATGTCTAA